In the genome of Dermacentor variabilis isolate Ectoservices chromosome 5, ASM5094787v1, whole genome shotgun sequence, one region contains:
- the LOC142583502 gene encoding membrane metallo-endopeptidase-like 1, giving the protein MARCPEHGEHRNTSHETSELSLRYRPNAYESYGSFYNTLSASGSNRNQPRHLPVSEIFRLATVSACPCVPPGARRLLHGGCAGLTSGDQENWLASQLNTPDGVSESLSDPVGNHVATADGSSSSNAKLAVVAVAVALFIVFVVLLMRYGYPSAEKKDVPASGICDRESCLEYSQLLRASLADSVNPCHNFYAFVCHGARYPGGTDASILSLTRARLIDAVLEEWLRDNHTLRDTRVPGKSLWAGKLLQMCVGQHESGADSSLAELQRFMLERNLTWPHANDSVGLANRDTLGTLVQLSLFWNVDVWFSLRVLEVSASTGRPTFRFGRSESYLEWEEKRKAFLKKNAYNRLLETYISAFGVSEAGHVKNIADRLRALEEEISGILATSSTRVRHSGHRVLKVSEMQPNGSSAHAFDWAAFIAEAFGAGTSEFANDAVVVKNSSLLNGVNTLLQLNAYKANIYALVISWSVARDLGSFVHAGLSQAYGMTDRNVAERCILRLDQLTKPALTLPLFRRTLSDELLLRVRRVFHAVQDAAIEALDGNLWMDSGTKRKALFSARRIALLTRLPRASDLGDDEAELPRLDDDQSFFEAWRTAVEHMQAHLLAPRKGSPAELSFLSTRPTFEEAHGRVVLHPASLWPPLFALDLPVAVLFAGIGQLLAHELMYGFHSALSLDMADDLNGSDQWRPETIGEYKGRVACYLRSYGNYGTRHAHRQATATDSADAERFSDFASAPVLYAAFGKRSKGGASSAADMRLPGLEAADARKLFFLAYCLTLCSAGDEGDNWDEVGARARHELRTPGTAVQRAPHAHGGVRQRLQLCSRRRDEPAQEVLVLVKAFNSAMPLS; this is encoded by the exons ATGGCTCGCTGCCCGGAACATGGTGAGCACAGGAATACAAGTCACGAAACCAGCGAACTGAGTCTCCGTTACCGCCCGAATGCATATGAATCCTACGGGTCTTTCTACAATACCTTGTCAGCATCCGGG AGTAATCGTAATCAGCCTCGGCATCTGCCGGTGTCCGAGATCTTCCGTTTGGCCACCGTCTCTGCGTGCCCCTGCGTTCCTCCCGGTGCCCGCCGCTTGCTCCATGGCGGCTGCGCCGGCTTAACATCCGGCGACCAGGAAAATTGGCTTGCATCGCAGCTAAAT ACACCAGACGGCGTGTCGGAGAGCTTGTCCGATCCGGTAGGCAACCACGTCGCGACGGCCGACGGCTCGAGCAGCAGCAACGCGAAGTTGGCCGTGGTGGCCGTCGCGGTGGCGCTCTTCATCGTGTTCGTGGTGCTCCTCATGCGCTACGGGTATCCCTCGGCCGAAAAGAAGGACGTGCCCGCAAGCGGCATCTGCGACCGGGAGTCGTGCCTCGAGTACTCGCAGCTCCTGCGCGCCTCGCTCGCCGACTCGGTGAACCCGTGCCACAACTTCTACGCTTTCGTCTGCCACGGCGCCCGGTACCCAGGTGGCACGGACGCCAGCATTCTGTCGCTGACGCGCGCAAGGCTGATCGACGCCGTGCTCGAGGAGTGGCTGCGCGACAACCACACACTACGGGACACGCGAGTGCCCGGCAAGTCGCTCTGGGCCGGAAAGTTGCTGCAGATGTGCGTAGGCCAGCACGAATCGGGAGCGGACAGCTCTCTCGCGGAACTGCAGCGATTCATGCTCGAGAGGAACCTCACGTGGCCTCACGCGAACGACAGCGTTGGTCTTGCGAATCGGGACACGTTGGGCACCCTAGTCCAGTTGTCTCTCTTCTGGAACGTGGACGTGTGGTTTTCCCTGCGCGTTCTCGAAGTAAGCGCGTCCACGGGAAGGCCCACGTTTCGATTTGGCAGGAGCGAGAGCTACCTCGAGTGGGAAGAAAAGCGCAAGGCATTCCTCAAGAAGAACGCCTACAACCGCCTCCTGGAGACGTACATCAGTGCCTTCGGTGTGAGCGAGGCGGGTCATGTAAAGAACATCGCGGATAGACTTCGCGCGCTCGAGGAAGAAATCTCTGGCATACTGGCAACGTCGTCGACTCGGGTTCGACACAGTGGCCATCGTGTCCTGAAAGTAAGTGAGATGCAGCCGAACGGCTCCAGTGCCCACGCTTTTGACTGGGCAGCGTTTATAGCCGAGGCCTTCGGCGCCGGGACAAGCGAATTCGCCAACGATGCCGTGGTGGTAAAAAATTCTAGCCTCCTCAACGGCGTCAACACGCTCCTGCAGTTGAATGCCTATAAGGCAAACATTTACGCCCTGGTAATCAGCTGGAGCGTCGCAAGGGACCTCGGAAGCTTCGTGCATGCCGGCCTTAGCCAGGCGTACGGCATGACCGACAGAAATGTCGCCGAACGCTGCATCCTTCGACTCGATCAG CTGACCAAGCCAGCGCTGACGCTGCCCCTGTTCCGGAGGACACTTTCGGACGAGCTGCTGCTGCGGGTGCGCAGGGTGTTCCACGCGGTGCAGGATGCCGCCATCGAAGCCCTGGACGGGAACCTCTGGATGGACAGTGGCACCAAGCGCAAGGCTCTGTTCAGCGCCCGCCGGATCGCGCTTTTGACGAGACTACCACGTGCGTCGGACCTGGGCGACGACGAAGCCGAGCTGCCACGTCTGGACGACGACCAGAGCTTCTTCGAGGCGTGGAGAACTGCTGTGGAGCACATGCAGGCG CACTTGCTGGCGCCGCGCAAGGGCAGCCCCGCGGAACTGTCGTTCCTGAGCACGAGGCCCACGTTCGAGGAGGCGCACGGTCGCGTGGTGCTGCACCCGGCGTCCCTGTGGCCGCCGCTGTTCGCTCTCGACCTGCCGGTGGCCGTGCTGTTCGCCGGCATTGGACAGCTGCTGGCGCACGAGCTCATGTACGGCTTCCACTCGGCGCTCAGCCTTGACATGGCCGACGACCTCAATGGCTCGGATCAGTGGCGCCCAGAGACCATCGG GGAGTACAAGGGGCGTGTGGCCTGTTACCTGCGCTCCTACGGGAACTACGGGACGCGCCACGCCCACAGGCAGGCGACGGCGACAGACAGCGCAGACGCCGAGCGCTTCAGCGACTTCGCCTCGGCTCCCGTGCTGTACGCCGCGTTCGGCAAACGCTCGAAGGGCGGCGCCTCGTCAGCCGCGGACATGCGCCTTCCGGGCCTGGAGGCTGCGGACGCCCGCAAGTTGTTCTTCCTCGCGTACTGCTTAACGCTGTGCTCTGCAGGCGACGAAGGCGACAACTGGGACGAAGTGGGCGCCAGGGCACGCCACGAGCTACGTACGCCCGGAACAGCGGTGCAACGTGCCCCTCATGCACATGGAGGAGTTCGCCAGCGCCTTCAGCTGTGCTCGCGACGACGAGATGAACCCGCACAAGAAGTGCTCGTTCTGGTGAAGGCGTTCAATTCCGCCATGCCTCTCTCGTGA